From the Coffea eugenioides isolate CCC68of chromosome 1, Ceug_1.0, whole genome shotgun sequence genome, the window AACGACTGAAtctcggcgagagctgggcaggcgacccgccgaaccctttggtttgccttagggggtggtggggccgtcacaggtggtatcagagcctgcttcgcgtggtctctgcgcggcgtgagcctggactaagtggtgaatgagtataaaggactaagtgctcatttgagcataagttatgaattgtgaatgttataggccttaaatctctctcatggtatctgaggaccatagataggtatgtcaggtaggaattccgattgtagatagtttactcttgggactgcagctcgagatgtgaattatcttatttcggattctcgtgcctgagtactttAGAGTTGCGGCGCTGCTAAGTGCTTAAGACTTGCATTTttggaacatgaacaggctttttctgactagaatgagcacaagaggtcagagacatctagtttggatagtaagtgacgtgagagaccggacgggctgatactgggacgacttcaccttttccttctgatttacctgtatattgttactacatgacgttagtacacctgtgtgtacatggttatctatccaacttgatatgtatttgtgtatttgcttatccgtcttcttgctatggcgtgttatgtgcgtatatatttatttgtgtatttggaatgctagaatttgttactgtagtcaatttactgtgtttatttactaaattacctttttggggaaaagaaaagaaaagagagagggaaaacatatatatggacgggagacgtagtcgtggacgtggagctagtcgtggccgtggagctaggcaagctcaagaaccgagagaagaaagagaaacagtggccgagcaagaacagggaccgagggttgaggctggagatcaaatggcgacggcgatgcaccaaatgacaaatatcctagcacgattggtagatcaacaaggtcaaatgccagtgaatcaaccccggaatcctgagatcggagaggataaggctcttgagaggttccaaaagtttctacctccgaaacTTCAaagagggcctgatccggatatagctgaacagtggttggaggtaatgattaatatcttagcggctttgaattacacggagcaaagacaagtaaattttgctgtatttcaattcgaaggactagcccgcgcgtggtggaatgtaattaagaccaagtgggaaagagaacagacggtatggacatgggcgaactttgtaagggaatttaacgaaaagtatctcccacctttagtccaagaaaggagagaggacgaatttattgggttgcgtcagggaaccctaagtatggccgaatatgagaccaaatttactagactgtctaaattcgcttccgaattggtggttacggagcaacggagaataagacgatttagacaaggactaaatttggaaatccaggaggcattagcggcagttcaagttaatacgtttacagaggctcttgagaaggcccaaagaattgaggatgtgaaAGCCCAAGTAAAAGCCTGTCAAACGCGAAAAAGAGATACATCCAGCAGTATACCTGAGGAAGCCGGAGAAAAGATAAtgctctccaaagtgcaaaaagtgaaccattcacctcgCCTGCCTTGGACATTAAGAACATTAGATGAAAGGTCCatgaaaggaagtcagatcggatcaaaggacatttctcgagaagatccaacagtagctcctcgattggcctgtggatactgtggaaaggcaaatcacactgataacgattgttggcggaaagggcagaaatgcttgatttgtgggagtggtgagcaccaagttagcaactgtccgcggagacagtcacgcggaggtagtattctGCAACTGGAGGGaactaaaacaaaacaagcaaatgaaagagggaaccgaactagtgggccagcaaaaaTTTATGCGTTTGGCAACCAagcagttccggactcgtctgaggcaaatgaaggtaaaaatttcgaggacgaaatttcttaagggggagagagtgtgaggacccgaaaattttccgaatttctaggctttattttattgaattgcacacttttataccttttctttattagaaaattccccagataatttttatgagcaaaatatagtttttaaattatttttctagtataagttagttcatgtgaaattaaaagTGTATATCGAACAtgagacccactagtgcgaaaagtttggaaaaattcgatcaattaggttaagttttggatactggatttaatttaccgggtgttaagagataagtagaggatgctaagtggattggtataagagagacaaaagttaggcaagcattaatgaaggtgacaagtgtcaccatgggatttggtcttaagtaagaccactattcaccttttgtccaattgaccaaataaatcacaaaaatcaccaaaaattcaccatttttctcttcatcttggccggccctctctctcaagaagaaagaaggaaactctccaagttcttgattccgtcttgctccaaatcatcaaaacaaccacttaatcttacttttgttccatagaaaaccttaagtgagtgtttgtgtggggtttggtggagttgtttggaaagctaagaggactttttgctctctctctcttgtttctaaggtgagttatgaagaaccactctcctccttctaatgatgcttaatttatgtttagtggtggtataagatgcaactttatggattatattgtgatttttggttgaattgatgaagttttgtaattattggagatttttctgttttaatattaatatgattgtgtggctatgtatgatgattggaaatggtgtgTAAAggacctaggaggtggaaaaagtggataattgcaatcaatttctgttttggaagaaattttggaaagttagggtttatgaaattacattctgcccggttttgtagctcatagttagaggccgaattggccttggattaaaacatgaaagttttatagaatgatattttagaggtgcctacaaaatttcaggtcaatcggagtagcgtagcttgagaaaagtcgaaattacccttgctgtcctggttttacccgaatttgggaatttcttctgtaattggttattttggttaggaatgcttcagaattggttgtttaggccttctgatgaaatgtatccctatttcttatctttcagatggctttggaatttctggatttggacttatgtaggctgttttgtgatgtttgcactagaatgcgttctgtaaATCTGTTTTTGAGGTTCTGgtatagtagattgcatttttgacctagttacactcgaaactgggttgagtgaccttctgtaatattgtagcactatctcttagcttagaaacggtgggtcttggaccttcatccgataattgtagtgcctttggtgccattaccgtaaaatgaggtcaaaaactattttttttagggctaaagctaatgtcatttccggattttctggtttcccctaatgcttgtatatgcttatggaaccctatttcagtagtatttggcattggtttatgacttgtaatcgagttttattgtgcttattggaatattttagggcttgactttcctttccggtcattttcctagctaaatgacttgaatgattttaagccttttgagcttggttttgccCGATAAACGGTAatgtgttctcttgttcaatcttaggtttcactggtgactaagggtaatatccggaaggatattttgcacgttattttgcataactaggtgagtgttccttgtttgttatattccttgacttattggcttgttattgttgattgataatgtgttaagtgctttcaatgattgttaaaacgagttttctaggcgagtgtgtactttatcgcactcgacctaaataaatgtgaaaatttcaatgattaatgattaaatgctagttgcgcatgaatgtaagccgtttggctgaattgggccctgcccttcgttaccgatcgactcgagccagaagcggactcggtcgggcgatatggtgatcctgggtgaatttggtatacccgagtattaccttgtagtccggccacgtccggatgggtggagtccggccaatgtccggatgggtggagtccggtcaacgtccggaaaagggatgaacgaacaaaaggatgaacgagggattctacttacaaaaaatgtatttttaaacgattggaggaataaggggaaaagtcaggggaacgaacgaacaaacaaatagctccatgtgggccgtatccttttaatgaatgttactatcgctttccattataaatgtttcttgaattattgatattccatgtttaatgtattgaattgattgtccgattatctgttcggaacctcactgagcttttagctcacccctttagttttgttttccttaacaggggacggcgagcagaatgagagcatagactagccagtctagttcttttgtttcttttgtagtggttctcgcctagtgcttggcacgggctggacgtatgaaggattgagaacctttgtatattcgatctttacACGCCCGTTTGGGGAtgacaatgtatataagtttcgctttaaattttggatcgttgccctatttattcttgtgatttattcagATTTTAAGTGAGGACTgtggtgaacgactgagtcccggcaagagctgggcaggcgacccgccgaaccctttggttcgccttagagggaggtggggccgtcacagatttCCCATCTTGTCGAGGATGGCTGCCGATATACTCTCCGTTCCTGTTACCACTGAGGCTTCAGAATCTACCTTCAGCGCTGGAGGGAGAGTAATTGATGATCGACGAGCTTCTATGTCGGTTGAGACGGTGCAAAAGTTGCTTTGCGGCAACGATTGGATCCGCAGTCTTCATGGCCTAAAGAATAAGTCTCGTGTAAGTAATTGATTGgatgtttttgttgttgttacAGTTGCTTTATTTCggattttgatgaattttttaactttcatacTTTTATTCTGTAGGAATCACTTGATGTGGCCGAATCAATCACATTTGAAGAAGTTGAACTTCCTGAATCATTCAATGACTAATTTGGTGGCTGTTGTCCGTTGATGTTGCTTGGGGACAGTTTATGTAATTTTTTATGTTGTAATCTGATCTGGTTTGGACAGTTGATGTTGCTTGGTGGCTGTTTATGTAATTTTTCATGTTATAATCTGATCTGGTTTGGACATTTTGGGTTGGACATGTTGTAATCTGATCTGGTTTGGATATTTTGGTGTGGACATGTGGTAATCTGATCTGGTTTGGATTACTGGTGGCTGTTGATATTGTAATGTGGCTGTTTATATAATTTTTCAGGTTGTAATGTGGACATTTTGGTGTGGACGTGGTAATCTGACCTGGTTTGCTGAAGTTTTAACTTCTTGTATTGTCATTTGGTGTAGTTTTAACTTCTTGCTGCAGTTTTAACTTCTTGTAATTTGATGTGGTTTGGACATTGTAATCCCGCTTTGGACATTTTGTTTCTCCATTTGATGGTTTTTGCTGTAGTTTTAACTTTAGACTCTGCCTTGTATTGTCATTTGGCATGGCTTGTTGAATTGAATCAGGGAAATACGAGTATTGTCATTTGGCATGGCTTGTATTGTCATTCTGGCTTCAAATGATAAATCAGAGAAAGTGTATCTTCTTGTGATATGGGCTCTCCCGTAAACGAGCTTGAGcttcgaactcgagctcaagctcgaaaagctcgactcgagtttttcgcgagctcgagttcgagcttcgAGCTCGGCGGCTCGATTtcaaaactcgagctcgagcctgAGCTCGAGTTTTCTACCAACacatcgagtcgagttcgagcacCTTGTAGAGCTCGAATTACCAATCGAGCGAGCTCGAACTAGCTCGATTAgggattcgagtcgagctcgattgTCCtatgctcgagctcgactcggctcgtttaacAGCTCTATTCCTAAGGCACtagtaaagaaaataaacagCTTACTGGCTTCCTTTTTATGGTCAGGGGATGCGATGCAGCATTTTAATGCTAAAGTCAGCTGGAAGGAACTTTGTACACCAAAGAAGGAAGGGGGTTTGGGATTATTTGATTGGCAGCTTTGGAATAAATGTCCTATATTCAAGCTGATTTGGAATATTTGTTGCAAAGAGGGATTACTTTGGGTAAAATGGGTGCATAGTTTGTCGTTGtgaaattcttgtttttggggAGTGAAGATTCCCGGGGATTGCTCGTCGGGATGGCGGAAAATTTTGCAGTTAAGGCCTCTTGTTCAGGATTATATTAAGATTATAGTGGGTAATGGCAGTAGTACAAGTTTCTGGTATGATAATTGGCATCCTATTGACCCATTATaccaaaaattttcaattcagCTGTTGCCTGCTTTTGGATTTACCATGCAAGAGTCGGTTGCTAAATGCTAAGCGTATTGACTCTGCACAGTGGAAATGGCCGGTGGGAAGGAGAATCAATTCAGAACTCAGGAAATTAATGCTAGCCACTCCTGAAtattttcttcctttgcctgAGCATGAGGACCACCAGATTAGTTGCACTGCCAATGCTTCTGACATTTTTACAGTGAAATCTGTTATGGAAAAACTGAAAGAATCAGGACCTAAGGTGCAATGGTACAATATGGTGTGGGGAAATGGAAACATTCCACGCTTTCCCTCTATTCTTTGGCTATTGTGCAAGCATAGGCTTAAGACTAAGGATAGGTTGAAGCAATGGGGGGATTCAGTTGACTCTGATCAATGTGTACTTTGTAATCAGGATGCTGCAAGTATCGATCATTTACTTTTTATCTGTAGTCACTCAAGCTATTTGGCAAAAAGTGCAGCAAATGTGCCTTACAGCGGTGCTTACGCTTGGGATGAAGAATTGCCTATATCAATAAAATAGTTACGTGTGTAAGCTGTTTTCTTGCGTAGACCAATAAAATAGTTACtattttgcctaaaaaataaagaacttttatttcttgattgTCTTGGTGTGTAAAACATGCCTAGGTTTCCTGTGGTGTGAAAGGAACCATGCTAGTGCTGATTGTATTGGAAAAGCTGACATTTCGTTGGATTTTGATTTATCTTTTGATTGACAATTTGAAAACGCGTTACATTACGTGCTCATTTTGATGTCTAATGTAAGACCATTAAGGCAGTCACCATATTCCAGCTTTATACGTGGATGTGGAAAATGACTCCAAAGTTCAAAATCTTCCGAGCTGACTAGTTAATTAAAGAACCTTGAAAGCAAAGGACATCATGGTTTATTTTACAATATATATCAAACATGCTATTACATTTTAATGACGAGGCCTAAACTATATCTTGCAATGGCAAATCTATGCATACAACTCATCTTCTTGGTATTTCTCCTTCCAGTTTCTGCTTTGGCTCAAAATAATGGTACTGTGCCCAATAACAGTACTTTGACTGCAGGTGAAACATCCAGTTACTGGCTTTCACCTTCTGGTGAGTTTGCATTTGGATTCCAGCAACTTCAGGAGAAggatcttttcttgttttccataTGGTATCACAAGATACCAGACAAAACTGTAGTTTGGTATGTTAATACAATCAACTCGGTT encodes:
- the LOC113767418 gene encoding uncharacterized protein LOC113767418, with protein sequence MAVVQVSGMIIGILLTHYTKNFQFSCCLLLDLPCKSRLLNAKRIDSAQWKWPVGRRINSELRKLMLATPEYFLPLPEHEDHQISCTANASDIFTVKSVMEKLKESGPKVQWYNMVWGNGNIPRFPSILWLLCKHRLKTKDRLKQWGDSVDSDQCVLCNQDAASIDHLLFICSHSSYLAKSAANVPYSGAYAWDEELPISIK